A part of Candidatus Electrothrix aestuarii genomic DNA contains:
- a CDS encoding Fic family protein: MNNAGEYRKATDPNNGEVFFGPSTNQFAGADPAMIDSMLRKNISSLKLSPPDPVDVAAKFYQRFVYIHPFNNGNGRN; this comes from the coding sequence CTGAACAATGCCGGAGAGTACCGCAAAGCAACTGATCCAAACAACGGAGAAGTCTTTTTCGGCCCGTCAACAAATCAATTTGCCGGAGCCGATCCGGCCATGATCGACAGCATGTTGCGGAAAAATATTTCCTCACTCAAGCTGTCCCCTCCTGATCCGGTGGATGTTGCCGCCAAATTCTACCAGCGGTTCGTTTATATCCATCCCTTTAACAACGGAAATGGACGCAACTAA
- a CDS encoding type II toxin-antitoxin system antitoxin SocA domain-containing protein, which yields MYYTKVWSLVAGRPCTDALFERWDYGPVNRPIFFSYREFSKQPIPAPNPSQQHIADEDAELLKFILDHYVNHSAVALSAMTHKEKPWKETPPDQVDPS from the coding sequence ATTTATTATACAAAGGTATGGTCACTTGTTGCAGGCAGGCCGTGTACAGATGCCCTGTTTGAACGGTGGGACTACGGCCCGGTGAACAGACCTATCTTTTTTTCCTATAGGGAGTTCAGCAAGCAGCCTATTCCGGCCCCAAACCCTTCACAGCAGCACATCGCGGATGAAGATGCAGAGCTGTTGAAATTCATCCTTGATCATTATGTGAACCATTCCGCCGTTGCTCTGAGTGCGATGACGCATAAAGAAAAGCCTTGGAAAGAGACACCACCCGATCAGGTTGACCCGTCCTGA
- the rpsA gene encoding 30S ribosomal protein S1 has translation MSEEQFADLFQDKTGTTRIQPGDKIDATIADINGENIFLDLGGKSEGILGAAELRDEQNELTVTIGDTISVFLLSNRGGEQVFTTKIGTGQVGLEELEQAFHNNIPVQGKVTAEIKGGFQITIAGQRGFCPYSQIGLRRVENAEEYLEQNLTFKVIEFGNRGRNIILSARAVQEEEREHLREQLQASLSEGDKVEGTVSSLQKFGAFVDLGGVDGLIPISELAWGQTDKVEDVLSLGQRVEVIIKKLDWAKDRISLSLKDTLGNPWDKVEEKYTPASIHSGMVSRLAQFGAFVTLEPGIDGLLHISKLGSGRRINHPREVLEAGQEVTVKIDSVDLEKKRISLVPEDYTAKAEEEKAAKKAYAPTKESTPQSMGTLGDLLQAQMKQKKK, from the coding sequence ATGAGTGAAGAACAATTTGCAGACCTCTTTCAGGATAAAACCGGTACCACAAGAATTCAGCCGGGAGACAAGATAGATGCCACCATTGCTGACATCAACGGCGAAAATATCTTTTTGGATCTGGGCGGAAAAAGCGAAGGGATTCTCGGCGCAGCGGAACTGCGCGACGAACAGAATGAATTAACCGTCACAATTGGTGATACGATTTCAGTCTTCTTGCTCAGCAACCGGGGGGGAGAACAGGTCTTCACAACAAAAATTGGCACCGGGCAGGTGGGACTGGAAGAGCTGGAGCAGGCTTTCCATAATAATATTCCTGTGCAGGGAAAAGTGACAGCGGAAATCAAAGGCGGTTTTCAAATCACTATTGCAGGTCAGCGGGGCTTCTGTCCTTACTCACAGATAGGCTTACGCCGGGTTGAAAACGCAGAGGAATATTTAGAGCAGAACCTGACCTTCAAGGTCATTGAATTCGGCAATAGAGGCCGCAATATCATTCTTTCCGCCCGAGCCGTGCAGGAAGAGGAGCGTGAGCACCTTCGTGAGCAACTTCAAGCAAGCCTCAGTGAAGGTGATAAAGTAGAAGGCACGGTCAGTTCTCTACAAAAATTCGGGGCCTTTGTTGACCTTGGCGGAGTGGACGGCCTGATCCCCATCTCTGAACTAGCCTGGGGACAAACAGATAAGGTCGAGGACGTACTGAGCTTAGGACAGCGAGTAGAGGTCATTATCAAAAAACTTGACTGGGCCAAAGATCGTATTTCTCTCAGCCTGAAAGACACCTTGGGGAATCCCTGGGACAAGGTGGAAGAAAAATATACACCAGCGAGCATCCACAGCGGCATGGTTTCCCGGCTGGCACAGTTTGGGGCCTTTGTGACCCTGGAACCAGGAATCGATGGTCTGCTCCATATCTCTAAGCTTGGTTCTGGTCGCCGGATCAATCATCCCCGTGAAGTCCTGGAAGCAGGACAGGAAGTCACGGTTAAGATCGACAGCGTTGACTTAGAAAAAAAACGCATATCTCTCGTCCCTGAAGATTACACAGCCAAAGCGGAAGAAGAAAAGGCAGCAAAAAAAGCTTACGCCCCGACCAAAGAAAGTACACCGCAATCTATGGGCACATTGGGTGACCTGCTTCAGGCGCAGATGAAGCAGAAAAAGAAATAA
- a CDS encoding fibronectin type III domain-containing protein encodes MRFPNTEAKIIALAQKIIAGLKDNPNFPNPPFTPDQLQASLDKLLSSSDAQVKALAAAKQATDTKQTNLDEMITEMKTVIHYADDTVHGDDAKLSELGWGGRAEPRTLQVPGQPRLLEVQQQGAGWLTLDWKKPADSGTPASYRIERRELSENGTWALAGIALETESTLKEQKHGKEWEYRIIALNKTGDSEPSNTVTAVL; translated from the coding sequence ATGCGTTTTCCGAACACCGAAGCGAAAATCATAGCCTTGGCACAGAAGATCATCGCCGGACTGAAAGACAACCCGAACTTCCCCAATCCACCGTTCACACCGGATCAACTCCAGGCCAGTCTGGATAAGCTGCTCAGTTCCAGTGATGCGCAGGTGAAGGCCCTGGCAGCAGCAAAACAGGCCACAGATACCAAGCAGACCAACCTTGACGAGATGATTACGGAGATGAAAACCGTGATCCATTATGCTGATGACACGGTGCATGGCGATGATGCCAAATTGTCGGAATTGGGCTGGGGCGGCAGGGCTGAACCGCGTACCCTTCAGGTGCCCGGTCAACCGCGACTCCTTGAGGTACAGCAGCAGGGCGCGGGTTGGCTGACCCTGGATTGGAAAAAGCCCGCTGATAGCGGCACACCGGCCTCCTATCGGATCGAACGGCGCGAATTGAGCGAAAATGGCACCTGGGCACTGGCCGGAATTGCCCTCGAAACCGAAAGCACGCTGAAAGAGCAGAAGCACGGTAAAGAATGGGAATACCGTATCATCGCCCTCAACAAGACCGGCGACAGCGAACCGAGTAACACAGTGACCGCAGTGCTGTAA
- a CDS encoding DNA methyltransferase, protein MINKIIEGDCLEAMRLIDECSVDLVYLDPPFFTEKKHKLKNRKRDKEFSFDDIWGSDKVYAEFLRERIEIMRKILKEEGSIFVHCDKSGEHIVRAILDNVFGAANFQSEIIWSYKRWSNSKKGLLPSHQKIYFYSKSKKFKFNTIYTSYSETTNIDQILQRRTRDKHNKSVYDRDKDGSFKHGGKKQGVPLSDVWDIPYLNPKAKERVGYPTQKPLILLERIVQLVTTEGDIVLDPFCGSGTTCVAAARLGRNYIGIDKSSEAVHLSNNRIANPVKTESNLLKKGRNSYINADKAALNLLKGVEFNPVQRNKGIDAILKEQFENAPILVKVQKEHESVSNAASLLAKAMKTKKSKKSILILTNKNNGLFDFPIEHEGMVVLKSPALQVMEALQKGSSRPAVEAKPLCYLGG, encoded by the coding sequence ATGATAAATAAAATTATTGAAGGTGATTGTTTAGAAGCAATGAGATTAATTGATGAATGCTCAGTTGACCTCGTTTATCTAGATCCACCTTTTTTCACTGAGAAAAAACATAAATTGAAAAACAGAAAACGGGATAAGGAGTTCAGTTTCGATGATATTTGGGGTAGCGATAAGGTTTATGCTGAGTTTCTAAGAGAACGAATAGAAATTATGAGGAAAATCCTCAAGGAAGAAGGGTCAATATTTGTACATTGTGACAAAAGTGGTGAACACATAGTTCGTGCAATTTTGGATAATGTTTTTGGGGCAGCAAATTTCCAGTCTGAAATAATATGGAGTTATAAAAGATGGTCAAACTCCAAAAAGGGATTGCTCCCAAGTCATCAAAAAATTTATTTTTATTCAAAAAGTAAGAAGTTTAAGTTCAATACTATATACACTTCCTACTCCGAAACTACAAATATTGATCAGATACTTCAACGCAGAACACGTGATAAACATAACAAGTCTGTTTATGATAGAGATAAAGATGGTAGTTTTAAGCATGGAGGCAAGAAACAAGGTGTTCCGTTAAGTGACGTTTGGGATATTCCCTACTTGAATCCAAAAGCTAAAGAACGAGTTGGGTACCCTACACAGAAGCCTTTAATTTTACTAGAAAGAATAGTTCAGCTTGTGACAACAGAAGGTGATATTGTACTTGATCCTTTCTGCGGAAGTGGAACTACCTGTGTTGCTGCTGCCCGATTGGGAAGAAATTACATCGGTATTGACAAGTCATCAGAGGCTGTCCATCTGTCAAATAACAGAATAGCTAACCCTGTTAAAACTGAGTCAAACCTACTTAAAAAAGGTAGAAATTCTTATATTAATGCTGACAAAGCTGCATTAAACCTTTTAAAAGGGGTAGAATTTAATCCAGTCCAGAGAAATAAAGGGATAGATGCTATCCTGAAAGAGCAGTTCGAGAATGCTCCGATTTTAGTAAAGGTACAAAAAGAGCATGAGTCTGTTAGCAATGCCGCATCGTTACTGGCTAAAGCTATGAAAACAAAAAAATCTAAGAAATCTATTCTGATACTAACAAATAAAAATAATGGACTTTTTGATTTCCCCATAGAACACGAAGGTATGGTTGTACTAAAATCACCAGCATTGCAAGTAATGGAAGCACTTCAGAAAGGCTCCTCACGGCCTGCGGTAGAAGCTAAACCATTATGTTACTTAGGGGGCTGA
- a CDS encoding VanZ family protein translates to MIDSIYSITLAYPIKGVQRAPIILHHPVMKAQNIPLSVRISLTTAYLLCIYCTLGIARPIAEYLRSTGILFPTVIALFTLCLPFALFWRYKTITRTRFLMRILLILCLLCAAFLTAALPEERLHFLTYGFAGWLICWSLEATSFFSTPSQKNKILIWLVPCLLVWLAGGTDELIQWWLPNRVFDVRDIIFNATAGITGIALFATGGRTMLTR, encoded by the coding sequence GTGATTGACTCAATCTACTCAATCACCCTTGCCTACCCTATCAAAGGCGTACAACGCGCGCCCATCATTTTACATCATCCCGTCATGAAGGCTCAAAACATACCGCTTTCAGTACGTATTTCTCTAACCACCGCCTACCTCCTCTGCATTTACTGCACCCTCGGTATTGCCCGCCCGATTGCCGAATATCTCCGCTCCACAGGGATACTTTTTCCAACGGTTATTGCCCTCTTCACTCTTTGTCTGCCGTTCGCCCTGTTCTGGCGTTACAAAACAATCACCAGGACTCGTTTCCTCATGCGTATCCTACTGATTCTCTGCCTCCTCTGCGCAGCCTTTCTTACCGCAGCCTTACCAGAAGAACGCCTTCATTTTCTCACCTACGGGTTCGCAGGCTGGCTGATTTGCTGGAGCCTGGAGGCGACGTCTTTTTTCTCAACCCCATCACAAAAGAACAAAATCCTCATCTGGCTTGTTCCTTGTTTATTGGTTTGGCTGGCAGGAGGAACCGACGAACTCATCCAATGGTGGCTCCCCAATCGAGTCTTTGATGTCCGGGACATTATTTTCAACGCAACAGCCGGGATAACGGGGATTGCTCTTTTTGCCACAGGGGGAAGAACAATGCTCACCCGCTGA
- a CDS encoding ApaLI family restriction endonuclease yields MKIERLKKRELDEYCENLGIETRKMKKADLIQAVYQHERALIDKAIADGNCLELLKVKINELAGEYASNLNRKIITRKKEMKEDDNSHYLIYRVLGISPDEGMLIDEYQNTGRFLYKYAGSFLEEAASMCLFFANSSGGKTLVKNTQGNKPKTFEIDFLNGNDAVELKWRDATTDGDHITKEHTRVKVIQNHGYRPIRVMFYYPQREQAIRIQETLKTIYTGVNGEYYAGDDAWDYLQKISGYDLKAILTEIADSRSKNDANDK; encoded by the coding sequence ATGAAAATAGAAAGACTAAAGAAGAGAGAATTAGATGAATATTGTGAGAACCTCGGTATTGAAACAAGAAAGATGAAAAAGGCTGATTTAATTCAGGCCGTGTATCAACATGAAAGAGCTTTGATTGATAAAGCGATAGCCGATGGAAATTGCTTGGAACTGTTAAAGGTAAAAATCAATGAGTTGGCTGGCGAATATGCCTCAAATTTGAATCGTAAGATTATTACCAGAAAAAAAGAAATGAAAGAAGATGACAATTCTCATTATCTTATTTATCGAGTACTTGGTATTTCACCTGATGAAGGAATGCTAATTGATGAATATCAAAATACTGGTCGATTTCTTTACAAATACGCAGGATCATTTTTAGAAGAAGCTGCGTCAATGTGTCTTTTTTTTGCAAATAGTTCAGGTGGAAAAACGCTTGTAAAAAATACGCAAGGTAATAAACCAAAGACATTTGAAATAGATTTTCTAAATGGCAACGATGCTGTGGAGTTAAAATGGCGTGATGCTACAACTGATGGTGATCACATAACCAAAGAACATACCAGGGTAAAAGTAATTCAAAATCATGGTTATAGACCCATAAGAGTTATGTTTTATTATCCTCAGCGTGAACAGGCCATACGTATTCAGGAGACACTGAAAACCATTTACACAGGTGTGAATGGGGAATATTATGCTGGAGATGATGCATGGGATTATCTGCAAAAAATCAGTGGCTACGATTTAAAAGCAATACTTACAGAAATTGCTGATTCAAGAAGTAAAAATGATGCAAATGATAAATAA
- a CDS encoding outer membrane lipoprotein carrier protein LolA encodes MLKQITSRIILVFSSLLLLCVFSVQSQGASVPLHKLEKIQQFYRELNSLSFDFKQITNSNGRTREGAGKSVFYRPSPTTAGIMRWDYTQPGQQIIVNDGKELSIYTAKDKQLLIMSAKKLQSDITYSFFIGKRNFKEDFTLLPADSRYAAYNNVQTDIAVQLVPKQPHGQIKSLHFWFDKDSKIKRIIMEDHFDTTTELLFSNIQFNTLPADSPQTVAQLIRLNIPSDTEIIRQ; translated from the coding sequence ATGCTTAAGCAAATTACCTCCCGAATTATTCTTGTATTCAGTAGCCTTCTTCTCCTTTGTGTTTTTTCAGTACAATCCCAAGGGGCAAGTGTTCCGCTTCATAAACTGGAGAAAATCCAGCAGTTTTATCGTGAACTCAACAGTCTCAGCTTTGATTTCAAGCAGATTACAAACAGTAATGGGCGGACCAGAGAAGGAGCAGGCAAGAGTGTATTCTACCGTCCTTCCCCGACAACTGCCGGAATTATGCGTTGGGACTATACACAGCCTGGTCAACAAATTATCGTAAATGACGGCAAAGAGCTTTCTATCTACACAGCAAAAGATAAGCAGCTCCTTATTATGTCTGCGAAAAAACTCCAATCAGACATAACCTATTCTTTTTTTATTGGAAAGCGTAACTTTAAAGAGGATTTCACCCTCTTACCGGCAGACAGCCGCTACGCTGCCTACAACAACGTACAAACCGATATTGCCGTACAGCTGGTTCCCAAACAGCCCCACGGGCAAATTAAATCTCTCCACTTTTGGTTTGACAAGGATTCAAAAATCAAGCGGATTATCATGGAAGATCACTTTGATACAACAACTGAATTACTCTTCAGCAATATTCAGTTCAACACCTTACCGGCAGATTCGCCTCAGACGGTCGCTCAACTCATTCGGCTGAACATTCCTTCTGACACGGAAATTATCAGGCAATAA
- a CDS encoding CHASE2 domain-containing protein produces MKRVRDVVIKYRIYLLTIVNAFLLLIFTLSFMNCKYTPAGSEEVKFFQRILGGKRAIFSKNDFSDQFVFIDVAYSRKLIAKDSGNQDIADRALLAKFFNVIYRLNNPQKFVLCDILFDDPSSEDALLTEEMKQVNNLIIPHRLTEHDESTSKFSPPSNIHRGFVEYTAADTSGTFLKYPLIKRYEGQYYKSLPLRMYEEIHHVTFEPGIFLSEIQNKFSLNAFVVDFRIQKALPYHRLSELFIQKNGRSIYSDQDILEMIKNRIVVIGDFSGRDVHETIMGNMPGTVILVNAYLALVHGDNFVSGHFLLFLFSCYLLISYNIFCYKNFTERKTVKKTITGFNKMATWLISKVECLAKLVRTASKLKWKYVAYPFLLATLFSLFLMLFFRIHINILIFGSYLAILESVIRKKRKR; encoded by the coding sequence ATGAAGCGTGTTCGTGATGTAGTAATAAAGTATCGTATTTATCTGCTCACCATCGTGAACGCATTTTTGTTGCTTATTTTTACGTTATCATTCATGAATTGCAAATATACGCCTGCCGGAAGTGAGGAGGTGAAATTTTTCCAAAGAATCTTAGGGGGGAAACGGGCAATTTTCTCGAAGAATGATTTTTCAGATCAGTTTGTTTTTATTGATGTTGCTTATAGCAGAAAACTTATTGCAAAGGATAGCGGTAATCAGGATATTGCAGACAGAGCTTTATTGGCAAAATTTTTTAATGTTATTTATCGTCTCAATAACCCGCAAAAATTCGTTCTCTGCGATATTCTTTTTGACGATCCTTCTTCTGAAGATGCTCTGCTTACAGAAGAGATGAAACAAGTTAATAATCTTATTATCCCTCATAGGTTAACTGAGCATGATGAATCGACTTCAAAATTTTCACCTCCCAGCAATATCCACCGAGGATTCGTGGAGTATACAGCAGCTGATACAAGTGGAACATTCCTTAAGTATCCATTAATAAAAAGATATGAGGGGCAGTATTACAAAAGTCTCCCCCTGCGTATGTATGAGGAAATCCACCATGTTACATTTGAACCTGGAATTTTTCTTTCGGAAATACAAAACAAATTCAGCTTGAACGCTTTTGTTGTAGATTTTCGGATACAGAAAGCTCTTCCGTATCATCGCTTATCAGAATTATTCATTCAAAAAAATGGCCGATCTATTTATTCTGATCAGGACATTTTAGAAATGATTAAGAATAGAATCGTTGTGATAGGAGATTTTTCCGGTCGAGACGTACACGAAACAATTATGGGAAATATGCCAGGAACAGTTATTTTAGTTAATGCTTACTTGGCGTTGGTGCATGGAGATAATTTTGTTTCCGGTCATTTTCTTCTTTTTTTGTTTTCTTGCTATTTACTGATTTCTTATAATATTTTTTGTTATAAAAATTTTACAGAACGAAAAACTGTTAAAAAAACAATAACTGGATTTAACAAAATGGCAACTTGGCTGATATCAAAAGTAGAGTGTCTTGCTAAACTCGTCAGAACAGCCAGTAAACTAAAATGGAAATATGTCGCCTATCCGTTTCTTCTTGCAACACTTTTTTCTCTTTTTCTGATGCTGTTTTTCCGTATCCATATCAATATACTTATCTTCGGGTCATATTTGGCTATATTAGAGTCAGTTATTCGAAAAAAAAGAAAACGATAG
- the murI gene encoding glutamate racemase, which translates to MIGIFDSGVGGMTVARTIEQVCPQYPLLYFGDVAHTPYGSKSSETIIGYSRRNTDFLLSRGAQVIVVACNSAASTSVDILRQEYTVPIIDVITATTSKAATGSANKRIGIIGTRATVQSGIYEKQVKRINPDCKIYAQACPLLVPLIEEGWLNKRETKMIIRRYLQPLRQRQIDTLILGCTHYPLLSHLIQPKIGKKVQLINSSIETAWHLKSFLDNSPEITSNIKKNFTDKQAHCPEKNRFFVSDSTPPLQKLADGIFGRKINLITTHA; encoded by the coding sequence ATGATCGGTATTTTTGATTCTGGTGTTGGCGGGATGACCGTTGCCAGAACTATAGAGCAGGTATGTCCACAATATCCCCTCCTGTACTTCGGCGATGTTGCTCATACCCCCTACGGCTCCAAGAGTTCTGAAACAATAATAGGCTACTCCCGCCGCAACACTGATTTTCTCCTCAGCCGAGGAGCGCAAGTAATTGTCGTTGCCTGCAACTCAGCCGCTTCCACCTCGGTTGATATTCTCCGCCAGGAATACACTGTTCCTATTATAGATGTCATTACAGCAACGACCAGCAAGGCTGCTACAGGGAGCGCTAATAAACGCATCGGCATTATCGGCACTCGGGCGACCGTCCAGTCAGGGATTTACGAGAAACAGGTCAAACGGATCAACCCAGATTGCAAAATATACGCCCAAGCCTGCCCCCTGCTGGTCCCGCTTATCGAGGAGGGCTGGCTCAATAAGCGGGAAACCAAGATGATCATCAGGCGTTATCTTCAGCCTCTTCGGCAACGTCAGATTGACACCTTAATTTTGGGCTGCACCCACTACCCCCTCCTTTCCCATCTTATCCAGCCCAAAATAGGGAAAAAGGTCCAGCTTATTAATTCATCAATTGAAACAGCCTGGCACTTAAAATCTTTTCTTGACAATTCGCCTGAAATAACCTCAAATATCAAGAAAAATTTTACGGACAAGCAAGCTCATTGTCCTGAGAAAAATCGTTTTTTTGTATCTGACTCCACCCCGCCCTTACAGAAACTGGCCGACGGAATCTTTGGTCGAAAAATAAACTTGATCACAACTCATGCTTAA
- a CDS encoding MucR family transcriptional regulator has product MSKSLVEMTADIIQSQISGSNMSTDEIKSALTDTYQALKELQEAEQAGVDIEEKEEKPAMDPKRSIQKNKIVCLECGQSFKMLTKHLKSHDMTSKEYRQKYGFSSTQSLCAKALSEERSQASKERGIHPNLRKTFGNRGKKAKK; this is encoded by the coding sequence ATGAGCAAGTCACTCGTAGAAATGACCGCCGACATTATCCAATCGCAGATAAGCGGCTCCAACATGAGCACTGATGAAATCAAATCAGCCCTCACCGACACGTATCAGGCTTTAAAAGAATTACAGGAAGCCGAACAAGCTGGTGTGGATATTGAAGAAAAAGAAGAAAAACCAGCAATGGACCCAAAAAGATCCATTCAAAAAAACAAAATTGTCTGCCTGGAATGTGGCCAATCTTTTAAGATGCTCACCAAGCATTTGAAGTCACATGATATGACCTCAAAAGAATATCGACAAAAATACGGTTTCAGCAGCACACAGTCTCTTTGCGCCAAAGCCCTTTCAGAAGAGCGTTCTCAGGCAAGCAAAGAACGGGGGATCCATCCGAACCTGCGCAAAACCTTTGGAAACCGCGGCAAGAAAGCAAAGAAGTAA